GCCGAGCGCCGGGCCGCCTACGAGACCCTCAACGACCAGGGCCGCAGCACCGACGTGGACTTCGTCCTCCTCGGCTGCCCGCACGCCTCGGTGGACCAGATCCGGGCCGCCGCCCGGGCGCTGGAGGGCAGGCGGCTGAACTCCGGCACCCAGCTCTGGATCATGGCGCCGAGGGCGCTGAAGGAGGTGGCCGACCGCAGCGGCTACACCGCCGTGATCGAGGCGGCCGGCGGCCGGATCCTCGCCGACTCCTGCCCGGCGATGTCCCGTACGGCGCCGCCCGGCACCAGGGTCTTCGCCACCGACTCGGCCAAGCAGGCGCACTACCTGCCGGCCATCCTCGGCATCGAGGCCTGGTTCGGCTCGCTCCAGGACTGCGTCGACGCGGCCGTCACCGGCCGCTGGAAGGGAGACCTGCGGTGACCGCCTCCGCAGAGCGACTGGTCCTCCGCGGCCGCACCGTCGTCCCCGGCTGCGTCGAGGGCGAGGCGCTGGTCTCGCACGAGACGATCTCCGGCTGGGGCGGGATCGACCCGGCCACCGGCACCGTCATCGAGCGCCGGCACGAGCTCTTCGGCGTCTGCTTCACCGGGAGGATCCTGGTCTTCCCCGGCGCCAAGGGCTCCTCGGGGTGGTCAGGGTTCTTCCAGACCACCCGGCTGCTCGGCACCGCCCCGCTCGGCATGGTCTTCACCGTGACCACCACCAAGGCCGCGCTGGGCGCCGTGGTCACCCGCACCCCGGCGCTGAGCGACCTGGACCGCGACCCGGTGGCGGCGATCGCCACCGGCGACTGGCTGCGCCTGGACGCCACCAACGGCCTGCTGGAGGTGGTGCGGCGTGATCCCGCGTCCCCTGCGCAGCGCCGTAGGCGCGAGTAAGGGGCGCAGGGAACTGCGCGCCCAGCCCACTACGGTGCCGCACTCGGCAACGGACACCGGGTTGCCACCCGAACTCCGCTGCCGAGCGCGGACCGTAAGCGGCGGGCCGCGCAGTTCCCCGCGCCCCTGACTCGCGCCTACGGCGCCCAGTGAAGCTCCACCGCCCCCGCCGGCACCCGCGCCAGCGCCGCCACCGCCTCCACGAAGAAGTAGATCCCGCGGAAGAAGGCCAGCACATCGCCCTCCTGGAGGCGCAGCCGCCGGTACATCACGGTCTTCCCGGGGTCGGCTCCGGCCAGCAGCTCCCGCCAGGTCTGCTGATCGGCCGTCAGGAGGTAGGTGGCGGTGAGCGGTTCGTCGGGGCCGACGATCGCCGCGTCCGTGCAGGCGCCGTCGGTCCAGTCGAGCCGCAGATAGCGGGGCCCGCCGGGCAGGTCGTGGACGCCGAGCGCCCAGGAGGCGGTGTAGCGGGAGCGGACGGCCTCGATCCAGTCCCAGTACATCGGGAGCTTGGTGGCGCGCAGTTCCTCGTCGGGCCGCCGGTCGACGGCCTCGCGGACCGCGGCGGCCCACTCCTTGCTGAAGAGGGGGGCGGGCATCGGTCAGCCTCCGGCGATCTCGGGTTCCAGGGCGGCGATCATCTCCTGGAGGTCCGGCGGCAGCCCGATGCCGACGTCGGAGAGCTTCATGGTGAGCTGGCGGATCATCAGCTGCCGCACCTCCTCAGGGGTCCAGCCCAGCGCGTCCAGGGCGAGGCGGCGGCTGGTCGCGCCGTTGATGAAGAGGATGGTGCGCAGGGTGTCGTGGATCTGGGTGAGCAGCCGCGGGTCCTGCCGCACGGCGTCCCGCAGGTAGCGCATCCCCGCCTGGACGTGCCGGGCCTCGTCCCGGCAGGTGGCGGTGAAACCGGCGTAGTAGCCGGGCAGGAGGCCGCGGTTGCGGCAGTAACTGAGGGTGATCTTCATGACCGAGAGCGCCAGCACGCCCTCGATCCACAGGAAGTAGGTGGTGGCGTAGCGCACCCGGGCCGCCTCGTCCTCGGGGTCCGCGCGCAGGTCGTCGGCCTGGTAAGCGAGGAGGCCGAAGGGGCCGACGAAGGTCTCCGAGACGTACTGGAACGAGTTGTCCAGCACGTCCTGCACGCTCTCGCCGGGGAGTCCGACCACCTCGCGGTAGAAGCGGTCGAAGAAGACCGTGTGCCGGGCCTCGTCCTCGATCTGGCTGGACATGAAGATCTTGGACTCCTCGCTGCCGCCCAGCATGAAGACCGGCAGCTCCACCTCCACCTGGCGCTCGCCGTGGTGGAACCCGGAGGAGACGGCGATGAAGGCCTCCCGCTCCTCCGGCGTCATCCGCTCGTTCCAGTCCCGGACGTCGGGGCCGAAGTCGATCTCGTAGACGTCCCAGCGCTGCCGCAGATAGCGGCGGTAGAGGTCCTCGTAGTCCGGCAGTCTCTTGAGGTCCTTGTGCACGTAGTCCAGGACGTCGTCGATGTCCACGTCCCGGATCCCGCCGAGATCGGACTCCTCGACCTGGGCGACCTTCTCCGCCGACATGTCGGCCACGGTGCCACCGCCGTTCCAAAATTAGAATGTCCCTCTGAAATCAGCATTTCCCAGCGGCTGACGCAGTGTCAAGAAGCGGGCACGGCAAGGCCCAGCTCGGTCAGCAGGTCCTGGGAGTAAGCGATCCGACCGGAGAGCTCGGGCCGCTCGGCGACCGGGGCGCAGCACAGCGCGAGCGCGGCCTCGGCCATCACCGCGGGCGGCTCGGCGTCCGGGTCGTCCATCGTGGTGAGGTGGTGGAAGACCGTCCCCGGGGTGGGCACCACCCGGTTCGGGGCGAGGGCGTTGACGGCGATCCCGTCCTCGTACAGCTCGGCGGCCAGCCCGGTGCTGAAGCGCTCCAGCGCGGCCTTGCACATCCCGTAGACCGTTCCACCGCGCCTGGCGAACGCCGTCGGCGGCAGCGCCGGGTGGCGGGCCGCCCCGGAGGAGACGTTCAGGATCCAGCCCCGTCCGCGCTCCGCCATCTCCGGCACCACCAGCTGCGCCAGCTGCATCGGCGCGTGGACCTGCACCTCGAACATCAGCGCCGCGCGGCGGGCAGTGAACTCCCGGACCGGCGAGAAGAAGGTCACGGCCGCGTTGTTGACCAGGACGTCGACCGGGCCCAGCCGCTCCCGCACCCCGGCCGCGAGCGCCTCCCGCTCCTCGGGGCGGGACAGGTCCGCGGGGAACGCCTCCGCCGTGCCGCCTGCCGCGCGGATGCAGCGCACCGTCTCGCCCAGCGTCCCGGGCAGCCGCCCGGCCACCGGCTCCACGGTACGGGCGCTCACCGCCACCGCCGCGCCCTCGGCGGCGAAGCGCGCCGCGATCGCCGTGCCGATCCCCCTGCTGGCCCCGGTCACCAGCGCCACCCGTCCGTCCAAGCGACCCATCCGCGTACCGCCCCTGAGTTCGGTGACTTCTAGAACGCTGTTCCGGAAAGAGCCTTGGTCCGTGCGGGGCCGGTGTCAAGGGGGCCGCGAGGGCCGGGAGGTGACCCGGCGGTATCGGCTCGATGTATTGACAGCCCCTGGCGCCGCCGGTCTCATGACTGAACAGAATTCTAGGATTTCCGCCCCCCGTGCCACTCCCGCACCACTCCCGCACCACGCCCGCACTGACTCAAAGAGGAGTCGAGGCCATGGGACTGCTCCGGGTCCGAGAACTGCACGAGTATCCGACCGGCGGCCGCCGGATGCGCATTCTGGCGATGGCCGTCCTCGCCATCCTGATCGGCTCCTACGAGGGCGTCATCGCCCCGGTCGTCCCGCTGATGCTGACCGACCTCCACATGACGCTGGCCACCTACGGACTGGTCTCGGCCACCGGAGTGCTGGCCGGCGCGGTGGCCTCGGTGGTCGGCGGACGGCTGGTCGACAACCTCGGCCGGGCCCGGCTGCTGGTCCCGCTGATGGGCTGCACCGCGCTGTGCTGCTTCCTGATGGTGCTGGTGCACAGCCCCACCCAGCTGCTGCTGGCCCGCATCGTGCTGGCCGTCGTGGACGGGATGGCGATGGCCGGGACGGCCCCACTGGTCCGCGACTTCTCGCCCCGGCTGGGCCGCGCCCAGGCCTTCGGCTTCTGGACCTGGGGGCCGGTCGGGGCCAACTTCCTGGCCGCCGCGATCGCCGGGGCCACCCTGCCGTTGTTCGACGACTCCTGGCGCTCGCAGT
This DNA window, taken from Phaeacidiphilus oryzae TH49, encodes the following:
- a CDS encoding SDR family NAD(P)-dependent oxidoreductase yields the protein MGRLDGRVALVTGASRGIGTAIAARFAAEGAAVAVSARTVEPVAGRLPGTLGETVRCIRAAGGTAEAFPADLSRPEEREALAAGVRERLGPVDVLVNNAAVTFFSPVREFTARRAALMFEVQVHAPMQLAQLVVPEMAERGRGWILNVSSGAARHPALPPTAFARRGGTVYGMCKAALERFSTGLAAELYEDGIAVNALAPNRVVPTPGTVFHHLTTMDDPDAEPPAVMAEAALALCCAPVAERPELSGRIAYSQDLLTELGLAVPAS
- a CDS encoding aconitase X swivel domain-containing protein, producing MTASAERLVLRGRTVVPGCVEGEALVSHETISGWGGIDPATGTVIERRHELFGVCFTGRILVFPGAKGSSGWSGFFQTTRLLGTAPLGMVFTVTTTKAALGAVVTRTPALSDLDRDPVAAIATGDWLRLDATNGLLEVVRRDPASPAQRRRRE
- a CDS encoding ribonucleotide-diphosphate reductase subunit beta gives rise to the protein MSAEKVAQVEESDLGGIRDVDIDDVLDYVHKDLKRLPDYEDLYRRYLRQRWDVYEIDFGPDVRDWNERMTPEEREAFIAVSSGFHHGERQVEVELPVFMLGGSEESKIFMSSQIEDEARHTVFFDRFYREVVGLPGESVQDVLDNSFQYVSETFVGPFGLLAYQADDLRADPEDEAARVRYATTYFLWIEGVLALSVMKITLSYCRNRGLLPGYYAGFTATCRDEARHVQAGMRYLRDAVRQDPRLLTQIHDTLRTILFINGATSRRLALDALGWTPEEVRQLMIRQLTMKLSDVGIGLPPDLQEMIAALEPEIAGG